One part of the Mariniflexile litorale genome encodes these proteins:
- a CDS encoding FGGY family carbohydrate kinase: protein MYYLGLDIGSSSIKVALVEVASGKSLGVVQEPEQEMGMFAQKNGWAEQKPNDWWQHACKAIAKLKKQHNVTRAQIKGIGISYQMHGLVIVDKNGNPLRKSIIWCDSRAVETGNEAFETIGEETCATNLLNSPSNFTASKLKWVKENEPEIYKNIYKFMLPGDYIAYKFSNTINTTISGLSEGIFWDFKKDDIADFLLEHYGIDKALVPDIVDTFGVQSVVDAKGEAESGIAAGTPIYYRAGDQPNNALSLNVFNPGEVAATGGTSGVFYAVTDSLSAKESARVNNFAHVNYKKGSDARIGKLLCINGAGIQYRWLLNNLAVSSYEEMNNLASEIPVGSDGVCLIPFGNGAERMLNNKEIGTRIVNLNLNNHHKGHMCRAALEGIAFSFVYGMEILKSDGIKPTVIRAGNDNLFRSEIFANTVATLIEQEIEIYNTTGAIGAARAANLHKGDFESFGKAIIDNDHVMTFMPFKDKSAYQEAYTNWKNELEIIINKK from the coding sequence ATGTACTATTTAGGATTAGACATAGGAAGTTCTTCCATAAAAGTTGCACTTGTTGAAGTTGCTTCAGGCAAAAGCTTAGGCGTTGTGCAAGAACCCGAACAAGAAATGGGTATGTTTGCTCAAAAAAATGGGTGGGCAGAACAAAAACCAAACGATTGGTGGCAACATGCTTGTAAAGCCATTGCTAAATTAAAAAAGCAACATAATGTAACAAGAGCCCAGATAAAAGGCATTGGTATTTCATATCAAATGCATGGTTTGGTTATTGTTGATAAAAATGGAAACCCCCTTCGAAAAAGTATTATTTGGTGTGATAGTAGAGCCGTAGAAACGGGAAATGAAGCTTTTGAAACAATTGGCGAAGAAACATGTGCAACAAACCTTCTAAACTCACCATCTAATTTTACGGCTTCAAAATTAAAATGGGTAAAAGAGAATGAACCTGAAATTTATAAAAACATTTATAAGTTCATGCTTCCGGGTGATTATATTGCTTATAAATTTTCAAACACAATAAATACAACAATTTCAGGATTGTCTGAAGGCATTTTTTGGGATTTTAAGAAAGATGATATTGCCGATTTTCTGTTAGAGCATTACGGTATCGATAAAGCTTTGGTGCCTGATATTGTTGATACCTTCGGTGTTCAATCGGTTGTCGATGCTAAAGGTGAAGCTGAAAGCGGTATTGCTGCAGGAACACCTATTTATTATAGAGCGGGCGATCAGCCAAACAATGCACTATCTTTAAACGTATTTAATCCAGGTGAAGTGGCTGCCACAGGTGGTACATCGGGCGTTTTTTATGCGGTAACCGATAGTTTATCTGCCAAAGAAAGTGCGCGCGTAAATAATTTTGCACATGTCAATTATAAAAAAGGATCCGATGCAAGAATAGGAAAACTATTGTGCATTAATGGTGCGGGCATTCAATACCGTTGGTTGTTAAACAATTTGGCAGTTAGTTCTTATGAAGAAATGAACAATCTAGCTTCCGAAATTCCTGTTGGATCCGATGGCGTATGCTTAATTCCATTTGGCAACGGTGCCGAACGCATGCTGAATAACAAAGAAATAGGCACTCGAATCGTAAATCTAAACCTAAACAATCACCACAAAGGGCATATGTGTCGTGCTGCTTTAGAAGGCATTGCCTTTTCATTTGTGTATGGTATGGAAATTTTAAAATCCGATGGCATCAAACCAACCGTTATTCGGGCAGGAAACGATAATCTATTCCGTTCCGAAATATTCGCCAATACTGTAGCCACTTTAATAGAACAAGAAATAGAAATTTATAATACTACAGGTGCCATTGGTGCTGCACGTGCCGCCAATTTACATAAAGGTGATTTCGAAAGTTTTGGAAAAGCCATTATTGATAACGATCACGTGATGACTTTCATGCCATTCAAAGACAAAAGTGCATACCAAGAAGCCTATACCAACTGGAAAAACGAATTAGAAATAATAATAAATAAAAAATAA
- a CDS encoding GntR family transcriptional regulator: MQTRTEQNGLMVFDININSEIPRYQQLVNAINDALANNTLSSGDALPSVNAICKDYKLSRDTVFKAYSILKDNDVVESVPNKGYYVANDTSKVLLVLDTFKAYKEVLYHAFINNLPKKVIVDVQFHHYNINNFKTILNNSKGKYFKYVVMTFDHKEVPNVLSDFDNDKLLLIDWNIHSKGSNNYVFQDFGNAFSEALKEAIIPFKKYKKLVFVYPTFTKHPTESVAYFKQFCEAYKFKCKIITNASGFNVVKGDAYISVSDRILGVFLEQCKINNFEPGTDVGFLSYNETPMKKFIYKGISVVSTDFKTLGEKAAEFINQDVSIQTYIPTKLILRESL, from the coding sequence TTGCAAACCAGAACAGAACAGAACGGTTTGATGGTTTTTGATATTAATATAAACAGCGAGATACCTAGGTATCAACAATTAGTAAATGCCATTAACGATGCGCTTGCTAATAATACGCTGTCTAGTGGTGATGCGTTGCCTTCTGTTAATGCTATTTGTAAAGACTATAAGTTATCTCGAGATACCGTTTTTAAAGCGTATTCTATTTTAAAAGATAATGATGTCGTGGAATCTGTGCCGAATAAAGGGTATTATGTGGCTAACGATACTAGTAAAGTACTTTTAGTTTTGGATACGTTTAAAGCTTATAAAGAAGTTTTATATCATGCTTTCATAAATAATTTGCCTAAAAAAGTGATTGTAGATGTGCAATTTCATCATTATAACATCAATAATTTCAAAACCATTTTAAATAATAGTAAAGGTAAATACTTTAAATATGTGGTAATGACTTTCGATCATAAAGAAGTGCCTAATGTGTTGTCCGATTTTGATAATGACAAGTTATTATTAATCGACTGGAATATACATTCAAAAGGGTCCAATAATTATGTGTTTCAAGATTTTGGAAATGCATTTTCCGAAGCTTTAAAAGAAGCTATTATTCCATTTAAGAAGTATAAAAAACTGGTTTTTGTGTATCCAACATTTACCAAGCATCCCACAGAGTCAGTTGCTTACTTTAAACAGTTTTGTGAAGCCTATAAATTCAAATGTAAAATCATTACTAATGCATCCGGCTTTAATGTTGTTAAAGGAGATGCTTACATAAGTGTGAGCGATCGAATTCTCGGAGTTTTTTTAGAGCAATGCAAAATTAACAATTTTGAACCAGGTACCGACGTGGGCTTTTTATCTTACAATGAAACCCCGATGAAAAAATTTATCTACAAAGGCATTTCGGTAGTTTCAACCGATTTTAAAACGCTTGGAGAGAAGGCCGCAGAATTCATTAATCAGGATGTTTCAATTCAAACATATATACCAACTAAATTAATATTAAGAGAATCATTATAA
- a CDS encoding VCBS repeat-containing protein, which produces MKLFKSFLLLIFIVSCSKNIEQKQFTLLSSKVSGIDFENTLTESDTLNYFNYPYIYMGGGIAVGDFNNDNLQDLYFTGNMVRNALYLNKGDLKFEDVTEEANAGLGKDWFLGATTVDINNDGWLDIYLSVSGKNEECPNKLLINQGINAKGHLTFKEEAEKYGIADKGHSTQSIFFDYDNDGDLDLYVANYPITPFRTSPEVFKQHIRHALPQHSNHLYKNNGDNTFTDVTNEAGVQSYSLSLSANVSDLNNDGYKDIYVSNDFASADFCYINNGDGTFRNTLEQSVKHTSLYGMGADIADFNNDGYLDIFQVDMDASTNKRSKSNMASMNPQVFWDTYNSGLYYQYMHNSLQLNTGILDNTSAPVFNNISRMANVSTTDWSWGPVFADLDNDGWKDLFVSNGTRREINNTDFFNEIKKSKTAFGKNEEDKGLENTLKIPSEKTDNFVFRNSKDLTFQKINTEWGLQFEGFTNGVAYVDLDNDGDLEIVLNNLDDKAVIFKNNNISNANYTALKFNGTTTNSRGIGVKCTVISEGLRQFQELSLEHGYISSMAPLLHFGMGNAKKIDTLIVEWPDGKTQRLTQLAVNKTITLNYRDAGLSKITTALNTNTLFNSQTTGLDSLFVHVENNYDDYKKEILLPHKTSNFGPYVSVGDLNKDGLDDFFISGASNQKSGLFYQNKKGGFDKKEFALENEKQQEDMGSIIFDADNDGDLDLYVVSGGNEFEPNSKLLQDRLYINDGLGNLFISKEALPEMFTSGSRVYKFDFDKDGDQDLLVCGRLVPGNYPSPAKTYLLENKSTGKVAKFVDVTSKLAPEFLKLGLATAASMVDVDKDGWLDIVVVGEWMPIRVFKNSKGKGFKEVSESLGLKNTTGWWFSLASGDFDNDGDIDFVAGNLGLNYKYKSSNKETFDIYFNDFDNNQKMDIVLSYYNQGKKYPVRGRSCSSSQVSEIKNKFKTYNEFAEATLVDVYGDEELENSLHYQVNTFATTYIENKEGTFILHKLPNLIQFSSINQLLVKDFNKDGNLDILAAGNLYASEIETPRNDAGTGMFLAGKGNGTFTPISIENSGFYTPKDVKDLAFITIGKKQMVIVANNNDAIKFIQINSNNKRL; this is translated from the coding sequence ATGAAATTGTTTAAGAGTTTTTTGCTTCTCATTTTTATAGTTTCTTGTTCAAAAAATATTGAGCAAAAACAGTTTACATTATTAAGTTCAAAAGTATCAGGAATAGATTTTGAAAATACTTTAACAGAATCAGATACCTTAAATTATTTTAACTACCCATACATTTATATGGGAGGCGGTATTGCTGTTGGTGATTTTAATAATGATAATTTGCAGGATCTGTATTTTACAGGTAATATGGTTAGAAACGCTCTCTATTTAAATAAGGGTGATTTAAAATTTGAAGATGTTACTGAAGAAGCGAATGCAGGTTTGGGTAAAGATTGGTTTTTAGGTGCTACCACAGTAGATATAAATAATGACGGCTGGCTCGATATTTATTTAAGTGTTTCTGGTAAAAATGAAGAATGTCCTAACAAGCTTTTAATTAATCAAGGTATAAACGCTAAGGGGCATTTGACTTTTAAAGAAGAAGCTGAAAAATATGGTATTGCTGATAAAGGACATAGTACTCAAAGTATATTCTTTGATTATGATAATGATGGGGATTTAGATTTGTATGTCGCGAATTACCCCATCACACCATTTAGAACAAGTCCAGAAGTTTTTAAACAGCATATAAGACACGCACTGCCACAACATTCAAATCACCTTTATAAAAATAATGGCGATAATACATTTACAGATGTTACAAATGAGGCAGGAGTACAATCTTATAGCTTGTCATTAAGTGCAAATGTAAGCGATTTAAACAACGATGGATATAAAGATATTTATGTAAGTAATGATTTTGCTAGTGCTGACTTTTGCTATATAAATAATGGAGACGGTACTTTTAGAAATACTTTAGAACAATCTGTAAAGCATACATCATTATATGGTATGGGAGCTGATATAGCAGATTTTAATAATGATGGATATTTAGATATTTTTCAAGTAGATATGGATGCTTCCACCAATAAACGGTCTAAATCCAATATGGCAAGCATGAATCCACAAGTGTTTTGGGATACTTATAATTCAGGACTATATTATCAATACATGCACAACTCTTTACAATTAAATACAGGGATTTTAGACAATACGAGTGCGCCTGTATTTAATAATATATCTAGAATGGCAAATGTTTCAACAACAGATTGGAGTTGGGGACCTGTGTTTGCAGATTTAGATAATGATGGATGGAAAGATTTATTTGTTTCTAATGGAACAAGACGAGAAATTAATAATACTGATTTCTTTAACGAAATTAAAAAATCTAAAACTGCATTTGGAAAAAATGAAGAAGATAAAGGGCTAGAGAATACTTTAAAAATCCCCTCAGAGAAAACAGATAATTTTGTTTTTAGAAATTCAAAAGATTTAACGTTTCAAAAAATTAACACAGAATGGGGGTTGCAATTTGAAGGATTTACTAACGGGGTAGCATATGTAGATTTAGATAACGATGGCGATTTAGAAATTGTATTAAATAATTTAGACGATAAGGCTGTAATTTTTAAAAACAATAATATTTCTAATGCTAATTATACAGCATTGAAGTTTAATGGAACGACCACTAACTCTAGGGGTATTGGTGTAAAATGTACGGTTATAAGTGAAGGGTTACGTCAATTTCAGGAATTAAGTTTAGAACATGGTTATATTTCTTCAATGGCACCCCTATTGCATTTTGGTATGGGTAATGCTAAAAAGATTGATACGCTTATAGTGGAATGGCCAGATGGTAAAACACAAAGATTAACTCAGCTTGCTGTTAATAAAACCATTACTTTAAATTATAGGGATGCAGGGTTAAGTAAAATTACAACAGCATTAAATACCAATACTTTATTTAATTCTCAAACAACTGGGTTGGATTCGTTATTTGTACATGTTGAAAATAATTATGATGATTATAAAAAAGAAATTTTATTACCACATAAAACATCCAATTTTGGACCTTATGTATCAGTAGGTGATTTAAATAAAGATGGGTTAGATGATTTTTTTATTAGCGGAGCTTCTAATCAAAAAAGCGGTTTGTTTTACCAGAACAAAAAAGGAGGTTTTGATAAAAAAGAATTTGCTTTAGAAAATGAAAAACAACAAGAAGATATGGGATCCATAATTTTTGATGCTGATAATGATGGCGACTTAGACCTGTATGTGGTTAGTGGGGGAAATGAATTTGAACCCAATTCAAAATTACTTCAAGATAGATTGTATATAAATGATGGATTAGGTAATTTATTCATATCTAAAGAAGCACTTCCTGAAATGTTTACAAGTGGTTCAAGAGTTTATAAATTTGATTTTGATAAAGATGGAGATCAAGATTTATTAGTTTGCGGTAGACTCGTTCCAGGTAATTATCCTTCACCAGCAAAAACTTATTTGTTAGAAAACAAAAGCACCGGTAAAGTGGCAAAGTTCGTAGATGTTACCAGTAAATTAGCTCCTGAGTTTCTTAAACTTGGTTTGGCTACAGCCGCCAGCATGGTAGATGTGGATAAAGATGGTTGGTTGGATATAGTTGTAGTAGGAGAATGGATGCCCATTCGAGTATTTAAAAACAGTAAAGGAAAGGGTTTCAAAGAGGTGTCAGAAAGTTTAGGGTTAAAAAATACTACGGGTTGGTGGTTTAGTTTAGCAAGTGGTGATTTTGATAATGATGGCGACATAGATTTTGTTGCAGGAAACTTAGGTCTTAATTACAAATACAAATCGTCAAATAAAGAAACATTCGATATTTATTTTAACGATTTTGATAATAATCAAAAAATGGATATTGTTTTAAGTTATTACAACCAAGGGAAAAAATATCCAGTTAGGGGGCGTTCTTGTTCTTCTTCTCAAGTTAGTGAAATTAAAAATAAATTTAAAACATATAATGAATTTGCCGAAGCAACTTTAGTAGATGTGTATGGCGATGAAGAGTTGGAAAATTCCCTTCATTATCAAGTTAATACTTTTGCTACAACCTATATAGAAAATAAAGAGGGTACGTTTATTTTACATAAGTTGCCAAATCTGATCCAGTTTTCTAGTATTAATCAATTATTGGTAAAAGATTTTAATAAAGACGGTAATTTAGATATTTTGGCAGCGGGTAATTTGTATGCTTCTGAAATTGAAACACCAAGAAACGATGCAGGAACGGGAATGTTTTTAGCAGGAAAAGGTAATGGGACTTTTACGCCAATTAGTATTGAGAATAGTGGTTTTTACACTCCTAAAGATGTTAAAGACTTGGCCTTTATTACAATTGGAAAAAAACAAATGGTAATAGTGGCTAATAATAACGATGCAATTAAATTTATTCAAATTAATAGTAATAACAAGAGGCTATAA
- a CDS encoding RagB/SusD family nutrient uptake outer membrane protein has translation MKKFKIFFTGIAVVIGILISCDESGIDLTNPNQSSIETFFKSSVQLESAVTAAYTYIQEVGNYARYQFYINDNIAGENYAAGNLEADKVQMINRSIDEANNGNNQYWQHNYQGIGRCNFVIVNEANFENIPAPEIAARLGEVRFLRALFYFNLVAKYGEIPLVLDLEAVPGGRPKSSVAAIYNAIVTDLQFATTNLPAKGDQEVGRPTSGAAWALLGKVLLQKGDAPGAKAALANVTNYSLVANYRDNFTVAGEHNDESIFEVMYDEFTGGGDSWNQDGLGNSETSFRAQEYSGWYNVKPSQMLLDEYEDGDTRYADTFYSIDDSDNGTMTNTYNKGKNTFVSGGIGPDDNPAWRKYQNLDDRASETTDSGINARVLRYADVLLMKAEAEIRSPGGSEIIALGFLNEVRSRPSVSMPAVVVSGAPAILNAIKHERWVELAGEQSRYLDLQRFDGFSYLMPIPNIELQGNTNL, from the coding sequence ATGAAAAAATTTAAAATCTTTTTTACTGGTATTGCAGTAGTCATTGGAATTTTAATTTCCTGTGATGAATCAGGAATAGACTTAACGAACCCTAATCAATCATCGATTGAAACATTTTTCAAATCTAGTGTGCAACTTGAATCGGCAGTAACTGCAGCTTATACCTATATTCAAGAAGTAGGTAATTATGCAAGATATCAATTCTATATTAACGATAATATTGCGGGTGAAAACTATGCAGCAGGTAATTTAGAAGCAGATAAAGTGCAAATGATTAATAGAAGTATTGATGAAGCAAATAATGGTAACAATCAATATTGGCAACATAACTATCAAGGTATAGGACGTTGTAATTTTGTTATTGTAAATGAAGCCAATTTTGAAAACATCCCTGCTCCTGAAATAGCAGCAAGATTAGGAGAAGTACGGTTTTTAAGAGCCCTTTTTTATTTTAACTTAGTTGCTAAATACGGTGAAATACCTTTAGTGCTGGATTTAGAAGCTGTGCCAGGAGGTAGGCCTAAATCATCAGTAGCAGCCATTTACAATGCTATTGTTACAGATTTACAGTTTGCAACTACTAATTTACCTGCAAAAGGAGATCAGGAAGTTGGTAGACCAACATCAGGTGCCGCATGGGCATTATTAGGAAAGGTGTTATTACAAAAAGGTGATGCTCCAGGGGCAAAAGCAGCTTTGGCGAATGTAACTAATTATAGTTTAGTAGCTAATTATAGAGATAACTTTACTGTAGCAGGAGAGCATAACGATGAATCTATATTTGAAGTTATGTATGATGAGTTTACAGGAGGGGGTGATTCTTGGAATCAGGATGGACTAGGAAACTCTGAAACATCTTTTAGAGCGCAAGAATATAGTGGCTGGTATAATGTAAAACCGAGCCAAATGCTTTTAGATGAATACGAAGATGGAGATACACGTTATGCGGATACTTTTTATTCAATTGATGATAGTGATAATGGTACCATGACTAATACTTATAATAAAGGAAAGAATACATTTGTTTCAGGAGGTATAGGGCCAGACGATAATCCGGCATGGAGAAAATACCAAAATTTGGATGATAGAGCTTCTGAAACTACAGATAGTGGTATTAACGCGAGAGTGCTTCGTTATGCAGATGTATTATTAATGAAAGCAGAGGCTGAAATAAGAAGCCCAGGAGGATCAGAAATTATTGCCTTAGGGTTTTTAAACGAAGTTCGCTCTAGGCCTTCAGTTTCTATGCCAGCTGTTGTGGTATCGGGTGCACCTGCAATCTTAAACGCTATAAAACACGAACGATGGGTAGAATTGGCAGGCGAACAATCAAGATATTTAGATTTACAAAGATTTGATGGGTTTAGTTATCTTATGCCCATACCAAACATAGAATTACAAGGTAACACTAATTTGTAA
- a CDS encoding TonB-dependent receptor encodes MNKKLFLKLLSIVIFIVGTSMYSQNVTGTIFDSYGPLAGANVIVKGTSNGAVTDFDGNFSVSNVDANAILVFSFIGYISQEIKVNGKSNLDVVLVEDTSELDEVVVVGYGKTTRRLVTGAISSVQSEDINRTPITSADQALQGQAPGVTVINGGVPGTAPQVQIRGLGTFGNSQPLYVIDGIVSTGLNAINPNDIETMDVLKDASTAAIYGSRASNGVVLITTKKGKSGKTKVTFDSYLSFQNVPKTLDLLDTNQFKQFVSETYGLPNRYTSNPASTELNTDWQDEVFQSSIMHNTNIGASGGNDTAIFNLSAGYVDQEGIIINTGFKRASLRLNSEFKVGSKFKIGETLAIADTEMKNEEENGDRTLIEHMIKSLPYTPVYDANNPGGFGGTDTTLDNGSDSENPVRLQTISNNTTDVSKILGSVYTSYEILKGLEYKFQYGFERTTTSTNIHRPSFDEGINQRTAAELDQKINIFNSDTYTSSLTYSTVFNEVHNLDLLAVAEKFETTSRDNRSQASNPLTDTVEVIQGNAVVTNQLFEYGLISYIGRVNYNYDNKYLLSASLRRDGTSRFGEGHKWANFPAVSLGWVLSEEGFLKDSDLISNLKLRGSWGVTGNDGSVEYAFESGLINTYGYIGLNNNVGASNFGRPNPDLKWEEATMTNVGLDMAFLNNALTLSFEYYNNDIEDVIVPIPNVTSDGLGEAFTQRNGASTNTKGFEFNIGYNHNKGGDFSWSASLNLGTSKNKATKLTDGLSFIESSVFEGENLSRITEGESLFYFYGYKTNGIYQSQAEVDAVFTKPGSNLDGNGDQIVFPGDIRFVDQNNDGDIDSQDNVKIGNPFPELTYGLNLSANYKNFDATLFFSGVSGNDIYNTNLYDLEGMTRLFNAGTAVLNRWTPTNTNTSVPRFAPHSENVNRSDRFIENGSYAKLRNLTFGYSFPESTLSTIANGAITKFRVYATGQNLFTITNYSGYDPEIGGSSTVTPGQQSAAAGVGIDRGMYPQPRSFILGVQLAF; translated from the coding sequence ATGAATAAAAAATTATTTTTAAAATTACTTTCAATAGTAATTTTTATTGTGGGTACATCAATGTATTCACAAAATGTGACTGGTACTATTTTTGATTCCTATGGTCCTTTGGCTGGGGCAAATGTAATTGTTAAGGGTACTTCTAATGGTGCTGTTACAGATTTTGACGGAAACTTTAGTGTTAGCAATGTGGATGCTAATGCTATTTTAGTTTTTAGTTTTATTGGGTATATATCTCAAGAAATTAAGGTTAATGGTAAATCTAATCTAGATGTTGTTTTGGTAGAAGATACAAGCGAATTAGATGAAGTAGTGGTTGTAGGTTATGGGAAAACTACTAGAAGATTAGTAACGGGTGCGATATCTTCTGTTCAATCTGAAGATATTAACAGAACGCCAATTACATCCGCAGACCAAGCATTACAAGGGCAGGCACCTGGTGTTACTGTAATAAATGGAGGCGTTCCAGGAACAGCTCCACAAGTGCAAATTCGTGGTTTAGGTACTTTTGGTAATAGTCAACCATTATATGTAATAGATGGTATTGTTTCTACTGGGTTAAACGCAATTAATCCTAATGATATAGAAACAATGGATGTGTTAAAAGATGCGTCAACTGCCGCTATTTACGGGTCTAGGGCTTCTAATGGTGTGGTTTTGATAACCACTAAAAAAGGTAAATCTGGAAAAACGAAAGTTACTTTTGATTCTTATTTGTCTTTTCAAAATGTTCCAAAAACATTAGATTTATTAGATACTAATCAATTTAAGCAGTTTGTAAGTGAAACATATGGTTTGCCTAACAGATATACTTCAAATCCTGCTTCAACAGAATTAAACACAGATTGGCAAGACGAAGTATTTCAGTCATCCATTATGCATAACACGAATATAGGTGCTTCTGGTGGGAATGATACCGCTATATTTAATTTGTCGGCTGGTTACGTAGACCAAGAGGGTATTATCATTAACACAGGATTTAAAAGAGCGTCACTTAGACTTAATAGTGAATTTAAAGTTGGTAGTAAATTTAAAATAGGTGAAACTTTAGCCATTGCTGATACTGAAATGAAAAATGAAGAAGAGAATGGCGATAGAACATTGATAGAGCATATGATTAAATCATTGCCTTATACACCTGTTTATGATGCGAATAACCCAGGTGGTTTTGGAGGAACCGATACTACTTTAGATAATGGCTCGGATTCAGAAAATCCAGTTAGGCTTCAAACAATAAGCAATAACACAACTGATGTTTCCAAAATATTAGGATCTGTATATACGTCTTATGAAATTTTAAAAGGTTTAGAGTATAAGTTTCAATATGGTTTTGAAAGAACAACAACGTCAACAAATATTCATCGCCCTTCTTTTGATGAAGGCATAAACCAACGTACAGCCGCTGAACTAGATCAAAAAATAAATATTTTTAATTCAGATACTTATACAAGTTCATTAACATATTCAACTGTTTTTAATGAGGTTCATAATTTAGATTTATTAGCAGTTGCAGAAAAGTTTGAAACAACGTCTAGAGATAACCGCTCCCAAGCTTCAAATCCGTTAACGGATACTGTAGAAGTAATTCAAGGTAATGCTGTAGTTACAAATCAGCTTTTTGAATATGGTTTAATATCTTACATAGGCAGGGTTAATTATAATTATGATAACAAATATTTGTTATCGGCATCGCTTCGTCGTGATGGAACTTCTCGTTTTGGCGAAGGACATAAATGGGCAAATTTCCCAGCAGTGTCTTTAGGTTGGGTATTAAGTGAAGAGGGTTTTTTAAAAGATTCCGATTTAATAAGTAATTTAAAACTTAGAGGATCTTGGGGAGTTACAGGTAATGATGGCTCTGTAGAATATGCCTTTGAATCAGGTTTAATAAATACATATGGTTACATTGGATTAAATAACAATGTAGGAGCTTCGAATTTTGGTAGACCAAACCCAGATTTAAAATGGGAAGAAGCAACCATGACGAATGTTGGTTTAGATATGGCTTTTCTTAATAATGCACTTACATTATCTTTTGAATATTATAATAATGATATTGAAGATGTTATTGTGCCAATTCCTAATGTAACATCAGATGGTTTGGGTGAAGCTTTTACACAACGTAATGGAGCATCAACAAATACTAAAGGATTTGAGTTTAATATTGGGTATAACCATAATAAAGGAGGTGATTTTAGTTGGTCTGCTAGTTTAAATCTTGGTACTTCTAAAAATAAAGCGACCAAACTAACAGACGGACTATCATTTATAGAAAGTTCTGTTTTTGAAGGCGAAAACTTATCCAGAATAACAGAAGGGGAATCATTATTCTATTTTTATGGATATAAAACTAATGGTATCTACCAAAGTCAGGCTGAAGTGGATGCCGTATTTACTAAGCCCGGATCTAATTTAGATGGAAATGGGGATCAAATAGTATTTCCAGGAGATATTCGTTTTGTAGATCAAAATAATGATGGTGATATCGATAGTCAAGATAATGTGAAAATAGGAAACCCATTTCCAGAACTTACATATGGTTTAAATCTTTCTGCTAATTACAAAAATTTCGATGCAACATTATTTTTTAGTGGTGTAAGTGGGAATGATATATATAATACCAATTTATATGATTTGGAAGGAATGACACGTTTATTTAATGCCGGAACTGCTGTTTTAAACAGATGGACGCCAACCAATACAAATACTTCTGTTCCTAGGTTTGCTCCGCATTCTGAAAATGTAAATAGATCCGACCGTTTTATAGAAAACGGCTCATATGCTAAATTAAGAAATTTAACTTTTGGATATAGTTTTCCAGAATCAACATTGTCTACAATTGCAAACGGAGCTATAACTAAGTTTAGAGTGTATGCAACTGGTCAAAACCTGTTTACAATAACGAACTATTCTGGTTACGATCCTGAAATTGGTGGAAGTTCTACAGTAACTCCAGGCCAACAATCTGCAGCGGCAGGAGTAGGAATAGATAGAGGGATGTATCCACAACCTAGATCGTTCATATTAGGAGTTCAATTAGCATTTTAA